From the Candidatus Zixiibacteriota bacterium genome, one window contains:
- a CDS encoding VWA domain-containing protein codes for MKFFQPEYWFLLALIPLLGLFFIWSWRQRIRDREIFLRGMNLERLSDDLSTGRVTLKAAFILAALVFATIALARPQWGTHQELIKRQGMDVMVALDVSRSMDVEDESLGNLSRLDKAKLEVGRLKKRLPGDRLGLVLFDRDAFIHCPLTLDHSAFDMYLDVVQPDLMPAEGQGTRISRAIATALSAFDPESEQSRLIVLFSDGETFDEELSEEIEKANDLEVKIYAVGVGSTRGGLIPIRNKSGRIVDYVKDESGTDALSRLNPTTLEMLASRTGGKFYLASSGGKVLRNLVEDITGLQKAELEGKLITSYEDRFQIPLLICFLFFVFEFILSDLRAKPFWRAFA; via the coding sequence ATGAAATTTTTTCAACCTGAATACTGGTTTCTCCTGGCGCTGATACCGCTGTTGGGGCTGTTTTTTATCTGGTCCTGGCGACAGAGGATTCGCGACCGCGAGATATTTCTGCGGGGTATGAACCTCGAGCGTCTGTCCGATGATCTCTCGACCGGCCGGGTGACACTCAAAGCCGCTTTTATCCTGGCAGCGCTGGTGTTCGCCACGATCGCCCTGGCCCGTCCGCAGTGGGGTACGCACCAGGAATTGATCAAACGCCAGGGCATGGATGTGATGGTGGCATTGGACGTATCACGTTCGATGGATGTCGAGGATGAATCTCTGGGTAACCTCTCACGGCTCGATAAAGCCAAGCTGGAGGTTGGTCGCCTCAAAAAACGTCTGCCCGGAGACAGGCTTGGGCTGGTGTTGTTCGATCGCGACGCCTTTATTCATTGCCCGCTCACTCTCGACCACTCCGCTTTCGATATGTATCTGGATGTGGTCCAGCCGGATTTGATGCCGGCCGAGGGACAGGGGACGCGTATTTCCAGGGCGATTGCTACCGCCTTGTCAGCTTTCGATCCCGAGTCGGAACAGTCACGTCTGATCGTCTTGTTTTCCGACGGCGAAACTTTCGATGAAGAGCTGTCCGAAGAAATCGAAAAAGCCAATGATCTCGAAGTGAAGATTTATGCTGTAGGTGTCGGAAGCACCCGGGGAGGACTGATTCCGATTCGCAACAAGTCCGGTCGGATTGTCGACTATGTCAAGGACGAGAGCGGGACTGACGCTCTCTCGCGCTTGAACCCGACCACACTTGAAATGCTGGCTTCCAGGACAGGGGGTAAATTCTACCTGGCATCATCGGGCGGAAAAGTCCTCAGAAACCTGGTAGAAGATATCACCGGCCTGCAAAAAGCCGAACTTGAGGGGAAGCTGATTACGAGTTACGAAGACCGTTTTCAGATTCCACTTCTAATATGTTTCTTGTTTTTTGTGTTTGAATTCATACTTTCCGACCTCAGGGCAAAACCTTTCTGGAGGGCTTTCGCATGA
- a CDS encoding VWA domain-containing protein, giving the protein MNFEFGSPVYLYLLLLLPVLIWYRYLRRKKKYAPIRYSDTGLIKSVSHRGGIWYRYVSPALKVLVLTAVILALARPRLARTFEEVKTQGIDIILTLDISGSMKAEDFKPQNRLYVAKDVIREFVEERTEDRIGLVVFAAQSFTQCPLTLDHSVLIRFLEHVDFGMVDDGTAIGTAIANSCNRLKDSPSKSKVIVLLTDGVSNYGKIDPVTAAEIAASLEIKIYTIGIGKPGKAPFPVDDPFRGRIYKYLPNTLDEETLRKVADLTGGIYFRAESSERLTEVYREISDLETTEIKTKGYIQYRELFTLFVLSGLGLALFETVASRTRFRKIP; this is encoded by the coding sequence ATGAATTTTGAGTTCGGGTCTCCTGTTTACCTGTATCTGTTATTGTTGTTGCCGGTTTTGATCTGGTACCGCTATCTGCGGCGCAAAAAGAAATATGCGCCGATCCGATATTCTGACACCGGCCTGATCAAGTCGGTCAGCCATCGGGGCGGAATCTGGTACAGGTACGTTTCTCCGGCACTCAAGGTGCTGGTTCTGACCGCTGTAATCCTGGCGCTCGCGCGACCCCGTCTGGCGCGGACATTCGAGGAGGTCAAAACCCAGGGCATCGACATCATCCTGACACTGGATATCTCCGGCTCGATGAAAGCGGAGGATTTTAAACCGCAGAACCGCTTGTATGTCGCCAAGGATGTTATCAGGGAGTTTGTGGAGGAACGCACCGAGGATCGCATCGGGCTGGTGGTCTTCGCCGCGCAGTCATTTACCCAGTGCCCGTTGACACTCGACCACAGCGTGTTGATAAGGTTTCTTGAGCATGTCGATTTCGGTATGGTCGATGACGGTACCGCGATCGGCACCGCTATCGCCAACAGTTGCAACCGTCTCAAGGATTCACCCTCGAAAAGCAAAGTGATTGTACTGCTGACCGATGGTGTCTCCAACTATGGCAAGATCGACCCTGTTACGGCGGCCGAAATTGCCGCATCGCTCGAAATCAAGATCTATACGATCGGGATCGGCAAGCCGGGCAAGGCACCGTTTCCGGTCGACGATCCCTTCCGGGGACGGATTTATAAATATTTGCCCAATACTCTCGATGAGGAAACTCTGCGCAAGGTGGCCGACCTGACCGGGGGAATCTATTTTCGGGCTGAATCGAGCGAACGTTTGACTGAGGTTTATCGCGAGATCTCCGACCTGGAGACGACCGAGATCAAAACCAAAGGATATATACAGTACCGCGAGTTGTTCACATTATTTGTTCTGAGCGGGCTGGGACTGGCATTGTTTGAAACGGTGGCCTCCCGCACGCGTTTCCGGAAAATACCATGA